A section of the Pseudomonas prosekii genome encodes:
- a CDS encoding glucan biosynthesis protein D produces MHRRNLLKASMAIAAYTGLSATGLLAARAWAGNSATGGAADGDAQAFDFEALKIQAKQLATSRYQDTKQVLPPTLATMTPQNFNAIQYDGKHSLWNDVNGQLDVQFFHVGMGFKQPVRMYSVDPKTRQAREVHFRPSLFNYEKTTVDTKQLGADLGFSGFKLFKAPELDKHDVLSFLGASYFRAVDASGQYGLSARGLAIDTYAKKREEFPDFTKFWFETPDKNSTRFVVYALLDSPSATGAYRFDIDCQASQVVMAIDAHINARTAIEQLGIAPMTSMFSCGTHERRMCDTIHPQIHDSDRLAMWRGNGEWICRPLNNPATLQFNAFADTDPKGFGLVQTDHEFASYQDTVDWYSKRPSLWVEPTTAWGEGSIDLLEIPTTGETLDNIVAFWTPKKPVAAGDSLNYGYKLYWSALPPVSTPLARVNATRSGMGGFVEGWAPGEHYPEVWARRFAVDFTGGGLDRLPAGAGIEPVVTCSNGEVKDFNVLVLDDIKGYRITFDWYPTNDSVAPVELRLFIRTNDRTLSETWLYQYFPPAPEKRKYI; encoded by the coding sequence ATGCACCGCAGGAATTTGCTCAAAGCGTCCATGGCTATCGCTGCCTACACCGGTCTTTCGGCCACTGGCCTGCTCGCCGCACGCGCGTGGGCCGGCAATAGCGCGACTGGTGGCGCCGCTGATGGCGACGCTCAGGCGTTCGACTTCGAAGCGCTGAAGATCCAGGCCAAGCAGCTTGCCACCAGTCGTTATCAGGACACAAAGCAGGTGCTGCCGCCAACGCTGGCGACGATGACGCCGCAAAATTTCAACGCCATTCAGTACGACGGCAAACACTCGCTGTGGAACGACGTCAACGGTCAACTGGACGTGCAGTTCTTCCATGTCGGCATGGGTTTCAAGCAACCGGTGCGCATGTACAGCGTCGATCCGAAGACGCGTCAGGCCCGTGAAGTGCATTTCCGCCCGTCGCTGTTCAACTACGAAAAAACCACGGTCGACACCAAGCAACTGGGCGCCGACCTGGGTTTTTCCGGGTTCAAACTGTTCAAGGCACCTGAGCTGGACAAGCACGACGTGTTGTCTTTCCTCGGCGCCAGCTACTTCCGCGCGGTCGATGCCTCTGGCCAATATGGCCTCTCGGCGCGCGGCTTGGCGATCGACACTTACGCGAAGAAGCGCGAGGAGTTCCCCGACTTCACCAAGTTCTGGTTCGAAACGCCGGACAAGAACAGCACACGGTTTGTGGTCTACGCCCTGCTCGATTCGCCGAGCGCTACCGGCGCCTACCGTTTTGATATCGACTGCCAGGCCAGTCAGGTGGTCATGGCCATCGACGCACACATCAATGCCCGTACCGCCATCGAACAACTGGGCATCGCACCGATGACCAGCATGTTCAGCTGCGGCACCCACGAGCGGCGCATGTGCGACACCATTCACCCGCAAATCCACGACTCTGATCGCCTGGCGATGTGGCGCGGCAACGGCGAGTGGATCTGCCGTCCGCTGAACAACCCGGCGACCCTGCAATTCAACGCGTTCGCCGACACTGATCCGAAAGGTTTCGGCCTGGTGCAGACCGATCACGAATTCGCCAGTTACCAGGACACCGTCGATTGGTACAGCAAACGTCCGAGCCTGTGGGTAGAACCTACAACCGCGTGGGGCGAAGGCTCTATCGATTTGTTGGAAATTCCTACAACCGGCGAGACCCTGGATAACATCGTCGCGTTCTGGACGCCGAAGAAACCGGTGGCTGCCGGTGACTCGCTGAATTACGGCTACAAGCTCTATTGGAGCGCGTTGCCGCCGGTCAGCACGCCGTTGGCGCGGGTCAACGCGACCCGTTCGGGCATGGGCGGCTTTGTTGAAGGCTGGGCGCCGGGCGAGCATTACCCGGAAGTCTGGGCGCGGCGTTTTGCCGTGGACTTCACCGGCGGCGGGCTCGATCGCTTGCCGGCCGGTGCGGGCATTGAGCCGGTAGTGACCTGCTCGAACGGCGAAGTGAAGGATTTCAACGTGCTGGTGCTGGATGACATCAAGGGTTACCGGATCACCTTTGACTGGTACCCGACCAATGACAGCGTCGCGCCGGTGGAGCTGCGGTTGTTTATCCGCACCAATGACCGGACGTTGAGCGAGACCTGGTTGTACCAGTACTTCCCGCCGGCGCCGGAGAAGCGTAAGTACATCTGA
- a CDS encoding tellurite resistance TerB family protein gives MNTRGLLDQLLKSGQDLLQKKAGGHSQKSSGGSVGGSVGGALGGLLGGSGGSGGLGGLLSGAGGGALAAGAMGLLMGNKKVRNAGGKVALYGGLAALGVIAYKAYGNWQAQQGTAAKVEPQTVDRVPPAQVEQHSQAILKALVAAAKADGHVDERERALIEGEFTKLDNDQELQHWLHAELNKPLDPTDVARAASTPEIAAEMYIASVMLVDEENFMEKSYLDELARQLKLEPGLKLELEKQVRAASV, from the coding sequence ATGAACACCCGTGGATTGCTCGATCAGCTACTCAAATCCGGCCAGGACTTGTTGCAGAAAAAGGCTGGCGGTCACTCGCAGAAGTCTTCTGGCGGCTCGGTTGGCGGTTCTGTCGGCGGCGCGCTGGGCGGGTTGCTCGGCGGCAGTGGTGGCTCGGGCGGCCTCGGCGGTTTGCTCTCGGGCGCAGGCGGCGGCGCGTTGGCAGCGGGCGCGATGGGGCTGTTGATGGGCAACAAAAAGGTCCGTAACGCCGGCGGCAAAGTCGCGCTCTACGGCGGCCTCGCGGCGTTGGGCGTGATTGCCTACAAGGCGTACGGCAACTGGCAGGCGCAGCAGGGCACTGCAGCGAAGGTTGAACCGCAAACCGTCGACCGGGTGCCGCCCGCGCAGGTCGAGCAACACAGCCAGGCGATTCTCAAAGCGCTGGTCGCGGCGGCCAAGGCTGATGGTCATGTCGATGAGCGCGAACGTGCGTTGATCGAGGGCGAATTCACCAAGCTCGATAACGATCAGGAACTGCAGCACTGGCTGCACGCCGAGCTGAACAAACCGCTGGACCCGACCGACGTCGCCCGCGCCGCCAGCACCCCGGAAATCGCCGCCGAAATGTACATCGCCAGCGTGATGCTGGTGGACGAAGAGAACTTCATGGAGAAATCCTACCTCGACGAACTCGCGCGGCAATTGAAGCTTGAGCCGGGGTTGAAGCTCGAACTGGAAAAACAGGTGCGCGCCGCTTCGGTGTAA
- a CDS encoding NADH:flavin oxidoreductase/NADH oxidase: protein MSLLLEPYTLRQLTLNNRIAVSPMCQYSSVDGLANDWHLVHLGSRAVGGAGLIFTEATAVTADGRITAEDLGLWNDEQIEPLQRITRFIAAQGAIAGIQLAHAGRKASTHRPWIGKHGSVKPEDGGWTPVGPSPIAFDPQHTHPTQLDEGQIAEVIQAFVAAAKRSLTAGFKVVEIHAAHGYLLHQFLSPLSNQRRDQYGGSFENRIRLVLQVTEAVRAVWPEELPLFVRVSATDWVEDGWNPDETVELARRLKDLGVDLIDVSSGGTAANAEIPTGPGYQTRFAERVRKESGIATGTVGMITEPAQAEHILRTCQADVIFLARELLRDPYWALHADDDLGGRKAVWPAQYQRATHRDQPIHESDLRD from the coding sequence ATGAGTCTGCTGCTTGAACCCTATACCCTTCGCCAATTGACCCTTAATAACCGCATCGCGGTGTCGCCGATGTGCCAATACTCGAGCGTCGATGGCCTGGCCAACGACTGGCACCTGGTCCACCTCGGCAGCCGTGCGGTTGGCGGCGCCGGGCTGATATTCACCGAAGCCACGGCGGTCACTGCCGATGGCCGTATCACCGCCGAAGACCTCGGTTTGTGGAACGACGAACAGATCGAACCGCTGCAGCGCATCACCCGATTCATCGCCGCCCAAGGCGCGATTGCCGGCATTCAACTGGCGCACGCCGGGCGCAAGGCCAGCACCCATCGGCCGTGGATCGGCAAGCACGGCAGCGTCAAACCGGAGGACGGTGGCTGGACTCCGGTCGGGCCTTCGCCGATTGCTTTCGACCCGCAACACACGCACCCGACCCAACTCGATGAAGGGCAGATCGCCGAGGTCATTCAGGCCTTTGTCGCTGCGGCCAAACGTTCCCTGACCGCCGGTTTCAAAGTGGTCGAGATCCACGCCGCTCACGGTTACCTGCTGCATCAATTCCTTTCGCCCCTGAGCAATCAGCGGCGCGACCAGTACGGCGGCTCGTTCGAAAATCGCATTCGGCTGGTCCTGCAAGTCACCGAAGCGGTGCGTGCGGTCTGGCCTGAAGAGCTGCCATTGTTCGTCCGCGTGTCGGCCACCGATTGGGTGGAAGATGGCTGGAACCCGGATGAAACCGTGGAACTGGCGCGACGCCTGAAAGACCTCGGCGTGGACCTGATCGACGTTTCGTCCGGCGGCACCGCAGCGAATGCGGAAATTCCGACAGGCCCGGGTTATCAGACGCGCTTCGCTGAGCGGGTGCGCAAGGAGTCAGGCATCGCCACGGGCACCGTAGGAATGATTACCGAGCCGGCGCAGGCTGAGCACATTCTGCGCACCTGCCAGGCCGACGTCATCTTCCTCGCCCGCGAGTTGCTGCGCGATCCTTACTGGGCGCTGCATGCCGATGATGATCTGGGTGGGCGCAAAGCGGTGTGGCCGGCGCAATATCAGCGCGCTACGCATCGCGATCAACCGATTCATGAGTCCGATTTGCGTGACTGA
- a CDS encoding CaiB/BaiF CoA transferase family protein, which produces MPLTGKPLSGLKVIELGTLIAGPFASRICGEFGAEVIKIESPDGGDPLRKWRKLYEGTSLWWFVQARNKKSLTLNLKHPDGLAILKKLLSEADILIENFRPGVLEKLGLGWEVLHALNPKLVMVRLSGFGQTGPMKDQPGFGAVGESMGGLRYITGFEDRPPVRTGISIGDSIAALWGVIGALMALRHREVNGGVGQVVDVALYEAIFAMMESMVPEFDVFGFIRERTGNIMPGITPSSIHTSADGKHVQIGANGDAIFKRFMRVIGREDLANDPQLASNDGRDSRRDEIYGVIDRWVNSLPLDSVIAQLNQAEVPASRIFSAEDMFSDPQYLAREMFLHAKLPDGKDFKMPGIVPKLSETPGTSEWVGPQLGEHNAQVLHELGYDEGQIARLREDGAI; this is translated from the coding sequence ATGCCGCTCACCGGAAAACCGCTCTCAGGTCTGAAAGTCATCGAATTGGGCACGCTGATCGCCGGGCCTTTTGCCTCGCGTATTTGCGGCGAGTTCGGCGCCGAAGTGATCAAGATCGAATCGCCGGACGGCGGTGATCCGTTGCGCAAATGGCGCAAGTTGTACGAAGGCACCTCGCTGTGGTGGTTTGTCCAGGCACGCAACAAGAAGTCGCTGACGCTCAACCTCAAACACCCGGACGGCTTGGCGATTCTGAAAAAACTGCTCAGCGAAGCAGACATCCTGATCGAGAATTTTCGCCCCGGCGTGTTGGAAAAGCTCGGTTTGGGGTGGGAAGTTTTACACGCGCTCAACCCGAAACTGGTGATGGTGCGGCTTTCCGGCTTCGGCCAGACCGGGCCGATGAAAGATCAACCGGGTTTTGGTGCTGTCGGCGAATCGATGGGCGGTCTGCGCTACATCACCGGTTTCGAGGATCGGCCGCCGGTGCGCACCGGGATTTCCATCGGCGATTCGATCGCGGCGCTCTGGGGCGTGATCGGCGCGTTGATGGCGTTGCGTCATCGCGAAGTGAATGGCGGCGTCGGGCAAGTGGTCGATGTGGCGCTGTACGAGGCGATCTTCGCCATGATGGAAAGCATGGTGCCGGAGTTCGACGTGTTCGGTTTTATCCGCGAACGCACCGGCAATATCATGCCTGGCATCACGCCCTCCTCGATTCACACCAGCGCCGACGGCAAACACGTGCAGATCGGCGCGAATGGCGACGCGATCTTCAAGCGTTTCATGCGGGTGATCGGCCGCGAAGACTTGGCCAACGATCCCCAATTGGCCAGCAACGATGGCCGCGACAGCCGTCGCGACGAGATTTATGGGGTGATCGATCGCTGGGTCAATTCGCTGCCGCTCGACAGCGTGATCGCGCAGTTGAATCAGGCCGAGGTGCCGGCCAGCCGGATCTTCAGCGCCGAAGACATGTTCAGCGATCCGCAATATCTGGCCCGGGAAATGTTCCTGCACGCCAAGTTGCCCGACGGCAAGGACTTCAAGATGCCGGGAATCGTGCCGAAACTCTCTGAGACACCTGGCACGTCTGAATGGGTCGGACCGCAGTTGGGTGAGCACAATGCGCAGGTATTGCACGAACTTGGCTACGACGAGGGACAGATCGCACGGTTGCGTGAAGACGGGGCCATTTAA
- a CDS encoding TIGR02285 family protein has product MKTGPFKLKRLRSVFGQRASGRYVLALLVLLIGSSPAGAQPKETLIWLLRDLPPLTIFEGPEKGKGVVDQLIPSLVAGMPQYNHTQMRVNRARSLQMLRDESFTCDPSLVWSKEREEWMAFSIPVFRAVSNGITVRQDAKRQLEPYLVNGEVDVAALLASGTQKVGAVAGRSYGQLLDAQLTEAPAASVIEHYGNDALGSLLQMQRLGRLIGVMGYWPEIRYLAQQEQIAADELTFYPAKGTDKYITTYIACSNTAQGRRAINEINQVLRTLPHDHLVQAYAKWLDPARRVEYLEETRAFFQQRAGQ; this is encoded by the coding sequence GTGAAGACGGGGCCATTTAAGCTGAAGCGCCTGCGTTCAGTGTTCGGCCAACGCGCCAGCGGCCGCTACGTGCTGGCGCTGTTGGTGCTGCTGATCGGCTCGTCGCCCGCCGGCGCGCAACCGAAAGAAACGCTGATCTGGCTGTTGCGCGACTTGCCGCCGCTGACCATTTTCGAAGGCCCGGAAAAGGGCAAGGGTGTTGTCGATCAGTTGATCCCGTCGTTGGTCGCGGGCATGCCGCAATACAATCACACGCAGATGCGGGTCAATCGTGCGCGCAGCCTGCAGATGCTGCGCGATGAATCCTTCACCTGCGATCCTTCGCTGGTCTGGAGCAAGGAGCGCGAGGAATGGATGGCGTTTTCGATTCCGGTGTTCCGCGCCGTCAGTAATGGCATCACCGTGCGCCAGGATGCCAAACGCCAACTCGAACCTTATCTGGTGAACGGCGAAGTCGACGTGGCGGCGTTGCTCGCCAGTGGCACGCAAAAAGTCGGCGCGGTGGCCGGACGCAGTTATGGCCAGTTACTCGATGCGCAACTGACCGAGGCGCCGGCCGCTTCGGTGATTGAGCATTACGGCAATGACGCACTCGGCAGTCTGCTGCAGATGCAGCGGCTGGGGCGGTTGATCGGGGTAATGGGCTACTGGCCGGAGATTCGTTATCTGGCGCAACAGGAACAGATTGCCGCTGACGAACTGACGTTTTACCCGGCCAAAGGCACGGATAAATACATTACGACGTATATCGCCTGTTCGAACACGGCTCAGGGCCGACGGGCGATCAACGAGATCAACCAGGTGCTGCGCACCCTTCCCCATGATCATCTGGTCCAAGCCTATGCCAAATGGCTGGACCCGGCGCGACGCGTGGAATATCTGGAGGAAACCCGGGCGTTTTTCCAACAGCGCGCAGGCCAATGA
- a CDS encoding DUF3509 domain-containing protein, with translation MESISLLLGEALSPYQVTLTPSGVHGECLVTLKNAVGAIVVERSFNQAQLTDKWQLTDVVDGLHRDVLIAEGRLEPCVIAALRNAAQDKILANRN, from the coding sequence ATGGAAAGTATCAGTCTATTGCTCGGCGAGGCTTTGAGCCCGTATCAAGTGACATTGACCCCTTCGGGCGTCCACGGCGAATGCCTGGTGACGCTGAAGAATGCCGTCGGGGCAATTGTGGTGGAACGCTCATTCAATCAGGCGCAGTTGACCGACAAGTGGCAACTGACTGATGTCGTCGACGGCTTGCACCGCGATGTGCTGATTGCCGAAGGTCGCCTGGAGCCCTGCGTGATCGCGGCGTTGCGCAACGCCGCTCAGGACAAGATCCTGGCCAATCGAAATTGA
- the recJ gene encoding single-stranded-DNA-specific exonuclease RecJ, which translates to MRIEPRLLPDTLPFLGDLPPLLTRLYAARGVLNEAELDKSLARLIPYQQLKGIDAAVDLLVTALEQRQRILIVGDFDADGATASTVGVLGLRLLGAAHVDYLVPNRFEYGYGLTPEIVDVALTRTPQLLITVDNGISSVEGVAAAKKAGLKVLVTDHHLPGDELPLADAIVNPNQPGCEFPSKALAGVGVIFYVLMALRARLRSLGWYASKPQPNIGELLDLVALGSVADVVPLDANNRILVHQGLERIRAGRARPGVKAILEVAKRDHARITSTDLGFIVGPRLNAAGRLDDMSLGIECLLTDNAQSAREMAVQLDSMNQDRKSIEQGMQREALAQLKDLPVESMPFGLCLFDPEWHQGVIGILASRMKERYFRPTFAFADAGDGLLKGSGRSVQGFHIRDALSVVAAQHPTLISKYGGHAMAAGLTLPEANFPLFAEAFDAEVRRQLREEDLTGRLLSDGTLAVEEFHLELARALRHAGPWGQHFPEPLFHGVFQLVEQRVVGERHLKVVLKSECGSVKLDGIAFGIDREIWPNPTIKWVELAYKLDLNEFRGNETVQLMIAHIEPR; encoded by the coding sequence ATGCGCATCGAACCTCGCCTGTTGCCCGACACCCTGCCATTCCTCGGTGACCTGCCGCCGCTGTTGACCCGCTTGTACGCGGCGCGCGGCGTGCTCAACGAGGCTGAACTGGACAAGAGCCTCGCGCGGCTGATTCCGTATCAGCAGCTCAAAGGCATCGATGCCGCAGTCGATTTGCTGGTGACCGCGCTTGAGCAGCGCCAGCGGATTTTGATCGTCGGCGACTTCGACGCCGATGGCGCCACCGCCAGCACCGTTGGCGTGCTGGGCCTGCGACTCCTAGGCGCGGCGCACGTCGATTATCTGGTGCCGAACCGCTTCGAATACGGCTACGGGCTGACCCCGGAAATCGTCGATGTCGCACTGACCCGCACCCCGCAATTGCTGATCACCGTGGACAACGGCATCTCCAGCGTCGAAGGCGTGGCAGCGGCGAAGAAGGCCGGGCTCAAAGTATTGGTCACCGACCACCACTTGCCCGGCGACGAACTGCCGCTGGCCGACGCCATCGTTAATCCGAACCAGCCAGGTTGCGAGTTTCCGAGCAAGGCGTTGGCCGGGGTCGGGGTGATTTTCTATGTGTTGATGGCGTTACGCGCGCGCCTGCGCAGCCTCGGCTGGTACGCAAGCAAACCGCAGCCGAACATCGGCGAACTGCTGGATCTGGTGGCGCTGGGCAGCGTCGCCGACGTGGTGCCGCTCGACGCCAACAACCGCATCCTCGTGCATCAAGGCCTGGAGCGGATTCGCGCCGGCCGTGCGCGTCCGGGGGTCAAGGCAATCCTTGAAGTGGCCAAACGTGACCACGCGCGCATCACCTCTACCGACCTCGGTTTTATCGTCGGCCCACGCCTGAACGCGGCGGGGCGCCTGGACGACATGAGTCTGGGCATCGAATGCCTGCTCACCGATAACGCGCAAAGTGCCCGGGAAATGGCAGTGCAACTCGACAGCATGAATCAGGACCGCAAATCCATCGAGCAAGGCATGCAGCGTGAAGCGCTGGCGCAGCTCAAGGATTTGCCGGTGGAATCGATGCCGTTCGGCTTGTGCCTGTTCGATCCCGAGTGGCATCAGGGGGTTATCGGCATCCTCGCGTCGCGAATGAAAGAACGCTATTTCCGCCCGACGTTTGCCTTTGCCGATGCCGGCGACGGTTTGCTCAAGGGCTCGGGGCGTTCGGTGCAGGGCTTTCATATTCGCGACGCCTTGAGCGTGGTCGCGGCGCAGCATCCGACATTGATCAGCAAGTACGGCGGCCACGCGATGGCGGCCGGTCTGACCTTGCCGGAAGCGAATTTTCCGTTGTTTGCCGAGGCATTCGACGCTGAAGTGCGTAGGCAATTGCGCGAAGAAGACCTGACTGGGCGTTTGTTGTCGGACGGCACATTGGCGGTCGAGGAATTTCATCTGGAACTGGCCCGCGCCCTGCGGCATGCCGGGCCTTGGGGCCAGCACTTTCCGGAGCCGCTGTTTCACGGGGTGTTCCAGTTGGTCGAGCAGCGCGTGGTCGGTGAGCGGCACCTGAAAGTGGTGCTGAAAAGTGAATGCGGTTCTGTGAAGCTCGACGGGATTGCCTTCGGGATCGATCGCGAGATTTGGCCGAACCCGACGATCAAATGGGTGGAATTGGCCTACAAACTCGACCTCAACGAGTTTCGCGGCAATGAGACCGTGCAGTTGATGATTGCCCACATCGAACCGCGCTAG
- a CDS encoding response regulator, which translates to MRTLKILILEHNPFQMMALHQMLNAIGVYDVLAAPSLRVAQRSLARRGAVDIALCNPQLRGGEGLALIRHLVEQREAQSLVLLGSVASSVMPAVNTLLAESEVQLLGHLHTPVSAVLMRRLLDIYLMESMLKAQA; encoded by the coding sequence ATGCGCACGCTCAAAATCCTGATTCTTGAACACAATCCTTTCCAGATGATGGCGTTGCACCAAATGCTCAACGCCATCGGCGTCTATGACGTGCTGGCGGCGCCGTCGCTGCGGGTGGCGCAGCGGTCGCTGGCGCGCCGGGGCGCGGTCGATATTGCCTTGTGCAACCCGCAATTGCGCGGCGGCGAGGGGCTGGCGCTGATCCGTCATCTGGTCGAACAACGCGAGGCGCAGTCGCTGGTGCTGCTCGGCAGTGTCGCCTCCAGCGTCATGCCGGCCGTGAACACGCTGCTGGCCGAAAGCGAAGTGCAACTGCTCGGGCACTTGCACACGCCGGTGTCCGCCGTACTGATGCGCCGGCTGCTGGACATTTATCTGATGGAATCGATGTTGAAAGCGCAGGCCTGA
- a CDS encoding transporter substrate-binding domain-containing protein yields MLFFRSLIPAICWIFLLSTLALAQRGFAAQLVTYEGAKPVAVNAIKLSAEERQWIRANPKVIVASAQFPLYLFKDEHGHWSGLNNDMLNRISAMTGLNFVHEESFSTGQLLGRLEQGGADMSTTLAMNDERRGFLDFSHAFGGSAWIMVGRAGAPELQSLEQLSEKVLVLPARHAMEETIRRDHPRITLLTVKTYAEARALVESGEADATIENETGSQLYPIGQLKVGHTVEGSWEADRLAVRKGQPQLLSILNKALEAFPPAELRAMRLKWLDGIAPRPALSFWQQISRWGCWGMFFVSLFALLSLLWNRRLAVLIKRHRDVEKDLCDQLAFQQALFDAMPDPMFVRDLQGRLIKCNKSYEEALSKRFDQVQGLRLIEGNILPRETAEMLHAEFIAQIETRKPRFTRRLLLFNNGVRDIDQWTVPFYGTDGHVRGLLGGWTDIELRKSEGRCQCAR; encoded by the coding sequence ATGTTGTTTTTCAGAAGTTTGATTCCAGCCATCTGCTGGATTTTTTTGCTGAGTACGCTGGCACTCGCGCAACGTGGTTTCGCCGCGCAGTTGGTGACTTATGAGGGCGCCAAGCCAGTGGCCGTCAACGCCATCAAGCTCAGTGCCGAGGAGCGCCAGTGGATTCGGGCGAACCCGAAGGTCATCGTCGCTTCGGCGCAGTTTCCGTTGTATCTGTTCAAGGATGAGCATGGTCACTGGAGCGGTTTGAACAACGACATGCTCAACCGCATCAGTGCGATGACCGGCCTGAATTTTGTCCATGAAGAATCGTTTTCCACCGGTCAGTTGCTCGGGCGTCTGGAGCAGGGGGGCGCGGACATGAGCACCACGCTGGCGATGAATGACGAACGCCGGGGTTTTCTCGATTTCAGCCATGCCTTCGGGGGTTCTGCGTGGATCATGGTCGGGCGCGCCGGGGCGCCGGAGTTGCAGTCGCTGGAACAGTTGTCGGAAAAAGTCCTGGTGTTACCCGCCCGGCACGCCATGGAAGAAACCATTCGCCGCGACCATCCGCGCATCACACTGCTCACGGTCAAGACCTACGCCGAGGCGCGGGCACTGGTCGAAAGCGGCGAGGCAGATGCCACCATCGAGAACGAAACCGGCTCGCAGCTTTATCCGATCGGGCAATTGAAAGTAGGGCATACGGTAGAAGGTTCGTGGGAAGCCGACCGTTTGGCCGTGCGCAAAGGCCAGCCGCAATTATTGAGCATCCTCAACAAGGCGCTTGAAGCGTTTCCTCCGGCAGAATTGCGGGCGATGCGCCTGAAGTGGCTCGATGGAATTGCCCCAAGGCCCGCGCTTTCGTTCTGGCAGCAGATTTCGCGATGGGGCTGCTGGGGCATGTTTTTCGTCAGCCTGTTCGCCCTGCTGTCGTTGCTCTGGAACCGTCGGCTCGCGGTGTTGATCAAGCGACATCGGGACGTCGAGAAAGACCTCTGCGATCAGCTCGCCTTCCAGCAAGCACTGTTTGATGCCATGCCCGATCCGATGTTCGTGCGTGATCTGCAGGGGCGTTTGATCAAGTGCAACAAAAGCTATGAAGAGGCTTTATCGAAGCGTTTCGATCAGGTTCAGGGGCTACGGTTGATTGAAGGGAACATCTTGCCGAGGGAAACCGCAGAAATGCTGCATGCCGAATTCATCGCGCAGATCGAAACCCGCAAGCCGCGTTTCACCCGGCGTCTGCTGCTATTCAACAACGGTGTCAGGGACATCGATCAATGGACGGTGCCGTTCTACGGAACGGACGGGCATGTTCGCGGGTTGCTGGGCGGCTGGACGGATATTGAGCTGCGCAAGAGTGAAGGGCGGTGCCAATGCGCGCGCTGA
- a CDS encoding YaeQ family protein, with protein MAQPSTTYKFELNLTDLDRSVYESVKQTIARHPSETEERMTVRLLAYAFWYNEQLSFGRGLSDVDEPALWEKSLDDRVLHWIEVGQPDADRLTWCSRRTERTSLLAYGSLRVWETKVIPAIKNLKNVHIAAVPQEILETLAKDMPRVIKWDVMISEGTIFVTDDRGQHEVQLQWLSGERG; from the coding sequence ATGGCCCAGCCGTCCACGACCTACAAGTTTGAACTGAACCTCACCGACCTCGACCGCAGCGTCTACGAGAGCGTCAAGCAGACCATCGCCCGTCACCCTTCGGAAACCGAAGAACGCATGACCGTGCGGCTGCTGGCCTACGCCTTCTGGTACAACGAGCAGCTGTCGTTTGGTCGCGGTCTGTCAGACGTGGATGAACCCGCCCTGTGGGAAAAGAGCCTGGATGACCGCGTCCTGCACTGGATCGAAGTCGGCCAGCCAGACGCCGATCGCCTGACGTGGTGCTCGCGTCGCACCGAGCGCACCAGCCTGCTGGCCTACGGCAGCCTGCGCGTTTGGGAAACCAAAGTGATCCCGGCGATCAAAAACCTGAAAAATGTACACATCGCTGCGGTGCCGCAAGAAATCCTCGAAACCCTGGCCAAAGACATGCCCCGCGTTATCAAGTGGGACGTGATGATCAGCGAAGGGACGATTTTCGTCACCGATGACCGTGGTCAGCACGAAGTCCAGTTGCAGTGGTTGAGCGGCGAACGCGGCTGA